The genomic window attagGAAAGAAAGGTCATTTAGTATAGgagtttcttctcttttcatttAGTGTAGTTGTGCACAAGGATGGTACTGGCAATTGGTAATATCATTCAGTTATGAGATCTTCTCTTCTTCCCGTTAAAGTGGATGTACAATTCAATTTATATTAGTGCTGTCCCCTGCTGAGCTGAATGTAAGAATAGGATACTCGCATGGGTTTATGTTAGCGAATTcaactttatttcttttcttccctACCGAGTAGAACCGAACAAGCTCACTGTTTTTGAACCCTTCGATCCTGGTACACAGTTGTATGGATACACGTGTGCATgcaataatgttttttttttttttttttaataggttGTATGGTGAAAAATTTTATCCTTAATTTCAAATTGAGATTTTGGCAATAAGTTTGGGCTACAAATCCACTCTTAAAAAAGCACAAACGAACAAGCAAAAAAGCAAAATCATTCGATGCCGAAATGTGAGTCCTGGATACAGATTCCAAAAGCTTAGTTTGGGTCGAACTATTTCGAGCCCCGTCCACGTTTCGGAATTTCACCTCGATCCGTCGTCTCTTTCCTCGGTTTGAGACCGAGCTAACGCAGCGAGAGTGAGAAGAGTTGTACGaacgagggaaaaaaaaaaaaaaaaaaagcatgaaaCCCCTCGCGAGTACGGCGGCGAGCTCCTGAAGAGCCCACTCCTCATGCGGATCTCCGCCGTCGCCCTCGCCTGCGTCGCCGCCTTCTTTCTCGGCAAGCACTGGTCCGACACCTCCCCACGCCTCCTCTCTActccctttctcctcctcctcccccctcccctcctcctcctcctcctcctccctctccgtcGCCATCTCCCCCAACGCCAATCTCACCATCGACCTCGCTTCCCTCATCTCCGACTCCAACCCAAAcctcctctcaccttctcccCCGCCCCCTCCGCtaccgccacctcctcctcttacgcctccgcctccgcctccgcctcctccgccccctGCGAGGTTCGGGATCGTGGACGACAATGGCGCGATGCGTGAGGACTTCGACGTGGGGGCGTCGGGCTCGGATCTGGAAGGAAACCTCGTCGACTATGGGAGCGCGGGAAACGAGACGACTAGCGGGGGCGGAGATGTGGAGCAGAGTGTCCGGTTTAGTGTTAGGAAGTTCGGGACGTGTCCCGAGAGCATGAGGGAGTACATTCCCTGCTTGGACAACGAGGACGAGATCAAGAAGCTCAACTCGACGGTGAGAGGAGAGAGGTTTGAGCGGCACTGTCCTGGAGAGGGGAAGCGGTTGGATTGTTTGGTTCCGGCACCGAAGGGGTACAAAACCCCGATCCCATGGCCCAGAAGCAGAGATGAGGTTCGAAGATTGAGTAATCCCCTTCTTTTGCTAACTTAGCATTTTACTTCACGAGTATTTCGCCCTTCTTTGCTTATGTATTTGTGTTGTAGTTTTGATACGATGCATCTGCTTGGGAGATTCAGTAGATATGTGGCGAAACTTTACCTTTGTCGTTGAGGTTGATTGAGATGGATTTGATTTGGCGTCTGGGAGATGTCTTGAAGACTTGAGAACCTCTGTTGTgttgaaataaatatgaaatatattgtacaaatttaaaaatttttggagacgtaaaataatttaattgtacAAAGAGTTGACTTAGTAAATACTAAATACACatacaaatttgaaaaatgttGGAGGCTTAAACAATTTATGTTCAAGAGTTGACTTAGGGCCTGGTTGACTTATGGTCCTGTTTTACAATTGAGAGCTGTTCGATGAAGTGTTGCTTAAATAGGTGGTACCAAGAGAAGCGCCATTTGAAATTCGTCTAACAGCATTCTGCATCTGAAGCAATAGCTCCAAATTTGAGGCTCAGAATCTCATTTCAGGATCTAGTCATGGCAAAAGCTCTAAATTTTCCTGTTTACCAACAATATGCTAGAGGTGGCTGTAGCTGAAAATAGAAGCATAAGCAAGGCCAAACAGACATTAGCTTAAACTAGTACTATTTGAAGAGCAACCAAGATTTGCTCTCACGTCTATCAAAGTGAGAGCTTATAGTGACTTATTATTGGTCCATTTTTCCATGATTTTGTCTTCACTCAGTTATTTCTTCTTTATGTAGAAACGAGAGATTTGTCAACTTAATTGCTCTTCCTGTAGGTATGGTTCAACAATGTACCTCATACACGGCTTGTCGAAGATAAAGGAGGGCAAAATTGGATCACAAGGGTTaaagataaatttagatttCCTGGAGGTGGAACTCAGTTTATACATGGAGCAGATCAATATTTGAATCAGATCTCTCAGGTCTCCTGGTTTCTTGCATTGTCAGAGCTCCATGGCATTTAGTTCATATCTTGCTGATCTTGTCTTTATCTAATGCAGCTTTGTTCTCATTCAGATGGTTCCAGATATCGCATTTGGCTCTCATACTAGAGTTGTGTTAGATGTTGGGTGCGGTGTAGCAAGTTTTGGTGCTTTTTTACTTTCACGGAATGTGCTGACCATGTCTATAGCTCCAAAAGATGTTCATGAAAATCAAATACAGTTTGCTCTTGAGCGTGGTGTGCCTGCAATGGTAGCAGCATTTGCAACACATCGTTTATTGTACCCCAGCCAGGCATTTGACTTAATTCATTGTTCGCGCTGCCGAATAAATTGGACCCGTGATGGTACGCATTCACCCGTGCTTTAAAGTTTAACCCATTGCAGCTGCTATTTCATCAGTTGCATTACATGCCCTTATCAAGTTTCGTGTATGGAGTTCTTTGGGTCTTTAGTAGGGAAAAATTTGGCCTATCTTTATATTTGAGTGCACTTTTACATGTTATAACAAATCCTGAAGTTTCTTCTTGTACTTCTCTGGTGTATGAGGCATTGGCCTAGTAATTTTGGTTCTTTTGGGATGTCAATGAAGTAATCCTCACTGATCTGCTAGCTGTTTGTTTCTTTAATTGAAAACTAGTAACTCTGGAAATATGGAGCTTCTAGAGTGGATCTCAATGCTTTTCTTGATTAATTGATGCTTGTATGCTGCTACTATGCATCTTTTGCTTCAATTTTCATTGAAATAGATAATGTTATCTATATATGATCTTTGTTGCTGTGAAGTATTTAGGCCACTCAAAACCTGGAAATTTTGTTTGGATGATAAAACAACAGCCAACAGGATATATTTGGGGTGGCTGTTGTACAAGTTAGACTTCCCTGGCACCATCAATTTGTATCAATCATTGTACTGGGTTAATGTTATTGTTCCAGTACTACATCGTCCCATATGTTCCAAAGCTTGTggtatttcttttattttatttattgatggGTCTGTCATGCAAAGGAACTCATATTTAAGCgtacttatttctttttttcttattgatCATCTTAGGTTTGTTGATTTACTTAGTTACAAAACTGAAATGTCGAAAGGTATTAAAATTCGGAATTCGGAATGTCATGTATCCACTTCACCCATTTGCACTgctttttcctccaaaattcaaCAAGATTttggtaattgatttttaatcttttaattctaGAGTATTCTTTGCCTCACTACACTGACCCATTCATTTCTTTTGGTGAAGATGGAATTTTGCTTCTTGAGGTTAACAGAATGCTAAGAGCCGGAGGTTACTTTGCTTGGGCTGCCCAACCTGTTTATAAGCATGAAGAGAGTCAGCAACAGGCTTGGAAAGGTACTTATGTATTTCATTTGGAGCTGTATATTTATGTCTACTTGTTGTCCAGAGGCATTTCTTTTTCTGGTTAATTACAAAATTGGTCGCTGAATTAGACCTGGTTTTCAATTTCATCATGAGAGTCAGTTGAAACAATTTAGTCCCTGGACTTTGACCTCAATTAGAATTtcataattagagtttaattgtATCCCTGTACGTTTGACCTTGATATAGGTGATATAATTTTGTCCTTGATTCATCCTCAGCATCTTAACCTTAAGAAAGGAGCCAATGATTATGCTGAATAATGCTTGTTCAGATTTTTAGACTAAAGGAAGGACTTCAGAACAAACTTCATGAACTATACTGTTGTAATTGAAACTACAAGGATGAATTGAAATCCTAACCAAAATTAAGTGTCCGGTTGGTAACTCTTTTAATGTTTCCTCTGATGATCATTCTAATGCATAGAAATGGAGGACCTTACTGCTCGAATATGCTGGGAGCTTGTGAAGAAGGAAGGATATCTAGCTATATGGAGGAAACCCCTGAATAATACGTGCTATATTAGTCGTGACTCTAGAGTTCAACCCCCACTTTGCGATCCTGAGGACAATCCCAACACTGTCTGGTAATTTCGACATCCCTTAATTTAATACTGATGGTTTATTTAAGAAAAGGCTATTAATTGTATTGCATCCTGTATGTCTTTCTTCCGGACCTTACATTTAGAGTACTTTGATAGTCAGGAAGGAAGCTTCATTAGATGCTTTGGCGACGTTTTTCACCTATTCATTATTATGATTGACAAAGCGTGGTACATATTTAACACCTGTCTTGAGGTTAATTTTCAGTTGTTTTTTCGTTTTGAAGCTTTTATCATTTCcaattttactataaattgaTGCTTTCATCTGAAAAAAATTGCATGATGGTGTGCAGCAATGCAGCAGCAAAGGTCGAAGTATTAATACAGTAGAAATAATTGTTGCAGATAACTATCAAACCATACAGAATTAAACAACAAGATAAAACATGTTAATTCTCATTCTCTAATTTCAGCCTTGATATCAAGGAAAAGTTTAAGCCTTTGAAATTGTTCGTAGAGCAAGCATATAAGCTTCTGTAAATTTTCCATTTCATTCCCAACAGCCAAACATCTCCGTGaacattttcaatattaatcAAGCAAGGAATTAATGTAGATGAATCAAATTAACCTTAGGTTAGAAATTCAGTTAACGaatcaaatataatatagtttaatttaaatttgggaGAGCAAATTCTTTTGGAAAGATATAGATGCGTATGCATTAGTGGCTTGGTGATACTATTCTGATATTAAAAGATCAATTTCAGTGTGCTTTACATTGACGAACTTCCACTGAACTGTCCTTTACAGTTACTTCTTTCTTCAAGCTTCTTTTTATGTTCTCGCTTTTATTGCTTTCTGCAGGTATGTAAATCTAAAAGCTTGTATCAGCCGTCTTCCCAAGAACGGAGACGGATCAAATCTCATACCATGGCCTGCACGCCTAAATGAGCCACCAAAAAGGCTTCAAGGAGTCAATATGGATGCTTACATTTCGAAAAACGAGCTATTTAAGGCGGAAACAAGATTCTGGAATGACATCATTGAAGGCTATGTGCGAGTTTTCCATTGGAAAAAGTTGAAGCTAAGGAATGTAATGGATATGAGGGCTGGATTTGGAGGGTAAGATATTTTCTCATTACATCTATTCATTTTAACGGGACGCTACCAGTACCGGCATAGAAATCCTTCCTTGCTCTGAATGGCATTCTATATAATGTGTAAACACCTACACAATGAATTAAGTGTTAGAGAATTATGTAAAGTCTCGGCAGATATATTCTACGGGCATGTCAAAGATCCAAAACTGCACCCCTTTTTGGTTTCTCTTTTCATTCACCAGCAAATCTATTTTACCTGTCTCACATACTAACACAGTCTACCACTTGAGAAAAAATGTATATTAAAGACAGTTCCTC from Ananas comosus cultivar F153 linkage group 23, ASM154086v1, whole genome shotgun sequence includes these protein-coding regions:
- the LOC109727985 gene encoding LOW QUALITY PROTEIN: probable methyltransferase PMT11 (The sequence of the model RefSeq protein was modified relative to this genomic sequence to represent the inferred CDS: deleted 1 base in 1 codon); this translates as MRISAVALACVAAFFLGKHWSDTSHASSLLPFSSSSPLPSSSSSSSLSVAISPNANLTIDLASLISDSNPNLLSPSPPPPPLPPPPPLTPPPPPPPPPPPARFGIVDDNGAMREDFDVGASGSDLEGNLVDYGSAGNETTSGGGDVEQSVRFSVRKFGTCPESMREYIPCLDNEDEIKKLNSTVRGERFERHCPGEGKRLDCLVPAPKGYKTPIPWPRSRDEVWFNNVPHTRLVEDKGGQNWITRVKDKFRFPGGGTQFIHGADQYLNQISQMVPDIAFGSHTRVVLDVGCGVASFGAFLLSRNVLTMSIAPKDVHENQIQFALERGVPAMVAAFATHRLLYPSQAFDLIHCSRCRINWTRDDGILLLEVNRMLRAGGYFAWAAQPVYKHEESQQQAWKEMEDLTARICWELVKKEGYLAIWRKPLNNTCYISRDSRVQPPLCDPEDNPNTVWYVNLKACISRLPKNGDGSNLIPWPARLNEPPKRLQGVNMDAYISKNELFKAETRFWNDIIEGYVRVFHWKKLKLRNVMDMRAGFGGFAAALIDQKVDCWVMNVVPISEPNTLPVIYDRGLIGVTHDWCEPFDTYPRTYDLLHAFCLFSNEKKRCNISSILLEMDRILRPGGRAYIRDTKLVINEIREITNAMGWRTAVRDTSEGPYASRKILMCEKPMVRS